One window of the Polyangiaceae bacterium genome contains the following:
- a CDS encoding GGDEF domain-containing protein, with the protein MALRSVAPPSCSAESGARAAILPSAPALREVPAPGEPGPSTSGTTDPEMPAQRLDIPADCYDTWEDITEIGRLTEAGAPPKLDAVQERALLLRADGVSAGEVFGLTQGDVLIGRANSATVTIDDPGVSRHHARLTPAAGRHLLEDLDSRNGSFVRGKRINRALLEDGDVVQLGPRVSFRYVVVDPEGEALFRQLYQSSVRDALTGAYNRRHFDERLHAELAYAGRHGTDLSLIIFDVDHFKRVNDTFGHPAGDAVLKHVVKLGQHQVRAEDMFARYGGEEFAVLLRGVSPAGAVRAAERIRTTIEVLPATHDGRVIPISVSGGVAALSEQSEPSADRLVRTADSRLYRAKREGRNRMIWRG; encoded by the coding sequence ATGGCCCTCCGCTCCGTCGCGCCCCCCTCCTGCTCCGCCGAGTCGGGAGCGCGCGCGGCGATCTTGCCGTCGGCGCCGGCCTTGCGCGAAGTCCCAGCCCCAGGCGAACCCGGCCCGAGCACCTCCGGCACCACCGACCCGGAAATGCCAGCGCAGCGCCTCGACATTCCCGCCGACTGCTACGACACGTGGGAAGACATCACGGAGATCGGCCGTCTGACCGAGGCCGGCGCTCCTCCAAAGCTGGACGCCGTTCAAGAACGCGCGTTGCTGCTGCGCGCGGATGGGGTCAGCGCAGGAGAGGTCTTTGGCCTGACGCAGGGAGACGTCCTGATCGGCCGAGCCAACAGCGCCACGGTGACCATCGACGACCCGGGCGTCAGCCGCCACCACGCGCGCCTCACCCCAGCTGCGGGACGACACCTGCTCGAAGACTTGGACTCTCGAAACGGCTCCTTCGTACGTGGCAAGCGCATCAACCGTGCGCTCCTCGAGGACGGCGACGTCGTGCAACTCGGCCCTCGCGTCAGTTTCCGCTACGTCGTGGTGGACCCCGAAGGCGAAGCGCTCTTCCGACAGCTGTATCAATCCAGCGTCCGGGACGCCCTGACCGGCGCCTACAATCGTCGTCACTTCGACGAACGCCTACACGCAGAGTTGGCCTACGCCGGGCGCCACGGCACGGATCTCTCGCTCATCATCTTCGACGTCGACCACTTCAAGCGCGTGAACGACACCTTCGGCCATCCTGCCGGCGACGCCGTGCTCAAACACGTCGTGAAGCTGGGCCAGCACCAGGTACGCGCCGAGGATATGTTCGCACGCTACGGTGGCGAGGAGTTCGCCGTGCTGCTCAGGGGTGTGAGTCCCGCGGGCGCCGTCCGCGCCGCCGAGCGCATTCGCACGACCATCGAAGTACTGCCAGCGACTCACGACGGCCGCGTGATCCCCATCTCGGTCAGTGGCGGGGTCGCCGCCCTCAGTGAGCAGTCCGAACCGTCGGCCGACCGGCTCGTGCGCACCGCCGACAGTCGTTTGTACCGCGCCAAGCGGGAGGGTCGGAATCGCATGATCTGGCGCGGCTAG
- a CDS encoding EVE domain-containing protein, translating to MAHFLVKSEPYKYSWADLLRDKRTTWDGVRNFEARNNLRAMKRGDTLLFYHSNEGKEIVGVAKVVKAAYADPTAKDGDWSVVDVAPVKTLGVPVTLSQIKADPKLADIALLKRSRLSVVPISAAHFARILSLGKTKL from the coding sequence ATGGCGCACTTCCTGGTGAAGAGCGAGCCCTACAAGTATTCCTGGGCGGACTTGCTGCGGGACAAGCGCACGACCTGGGACGGCGTTCGCAACTTCGAAGCCCGCAACAACCTGCGCGCCATGAAGCGCGGCGACACGCTGCTCTTCTATCACTCGAACGAAGGCAAGGAGATCGTAGGCGTCGCCAAGGTGGTGAAGGCCGCCTACGCCGACCCGACGGCCAAGGACGGTGATTGGTCCGTGGTGGACGTGGCACCCGTGAAGACACTGGGTGTGCCGGTGACGTTGAGTCAGATCAAAGCCGACCCGAAGCTGGCGGACATTGCGCTGCTCAAGCGCTCCCGGCTCAGCGTAGTGCCGATATCAGCGGCACACTTCGCGCGTATCCTGAGTCTGGGGAAGACGAAGCTGTAG
- a CDS encoding endonuclease/exonuclease/phosphatase family protein — protein MTRRAVSVLGVLAALGYAVSCAERGSAARGSPPDSVPAPTVPPAAPPQASAQPRASVARPQRVATPTAAEVWTSSAACMAAVRRGERLARDDDRVRVGTWNLRWFPDGRPGKRPTEDGTDVAWLACVLAWMDVDALAVQEVKRTASARSQTERLLSELKRLTGARYELALDDCDNDPGQHVGVLWRTDRLQAGRPRVVAELNAHGEACKDQLRPGLALPLSRAGGIDFTIVSVHAKSGTKPRDYGLRSQVVARLAATLAAVAKESADADVIFAGDFNTMGCERCSPAVDAASEIDALQRAVAPRARRVAVTPDCSLEHSGRSSSLDHLLVRLDPGELPEDRGAMATGFCGVMQCRFSGPPAPAQRALSDHCPVLLDLTNADAD, from the coding sequence ATGACGCGGAGGGCGGTCTCAGTGCTGGGGGTGCTCGCGGCGCTGGGGTACGCCGTGAGCTGCGCCGAGCGCGGTAGCGCAGCGCGTGGCTCGCCACCCGACTCGGTCCCCGCGCCGACGGTGCCGCCAGCGGCGCCCCCGCAGGCGAGCGCGCAGCCGAGAGCGTCCGTGGCGCGGCCGCAGCGCGTCGCCACCCCTACAGCCGCTGAGGTGTGGACCTCATCGGCGGCGTGCATGGCCGCAGTGCGTCGGGGCGAACGCTTGGCTCGCGACGACGACCGCGTGCGCGTGGGCACCTGGAATCTGCGCTGGTTTCCCGATGGACGTCCGGGCAAACGGCCCACAGAGGACGGCACCGACGTGGCCTGGCTGGCGTGCGTGCTTGCCTGGATGGATGTCGACGCGTTGGCGGTGCAAGAGGTCAAGCGGACCGCGAGCGCACGCAGCCAGACCGAGCGACTGCTGAGTGAGCTGAAACGGTTGACCGGTGCTCGCTACGAGTTGGCCCTCGACGACTGCGACAATGACCCAGGCCAACACGTCGGGGTGCTGTGGCGCACGGATCGGCTGCAAGCAGGGCGACCGCGCGTCGTGGCGGAGCTGAACGCGCACGGCGAGGCCTGCAAAGATCAGCTTCGACCCGGGTTGGCGCTACCTCTGAGCCGCGCCGGCGGGATCGATTTCACGATCGTGAGCGTGCACGCCAAGAGTGGGACCAAGCCGCGAGACTACGGCTTGCGCAGTCAGGTGGTGGCGCGGCTGGCAGCGACCTTGGCCGCGGTGGCGAAGGAGAGCGCGGATGCGGATGTGATCTTCGCCGGCGACTTCAACACCATGGGCTGCGAGCGGTGCTCTCCCGCCGTCGACGCGGCGAGCGAGATCGACGCGCTTCAGCGCGCCGTGGCGCCCCGCGCGCGGCGCGTGGCTGTCACTCCCGATTGCAGTCTGGAGCACAGCGGACGCTCGTCGAGCCTGGATCACCTGCTGGTACGCCTCGATCCGGGGGAGCTGCCCGAAGATCGTGGCGCGATGGCGACGGGGTTTTGTGGGGTGATGCAGTGCCGTTTCTCTGGGCCGCCAGCCCCCGCTCAGCGCGCGCTTTCGGATCATTGCCCAGTGCTCCTGGATTTGACGAACGCCGACGCCGACTGA